A region of the Mycoplasma capricolum subsp. capricolum ATCC 27343 genome:
TTTAAAAGGAAATACTGCAATTGCTATTGCTTTAGGTTTAATTATGATTTCACCAATTATTCCAGAACAAGGATTGCATTTGTTAAATATTGGTTCTTGAGAAATTGTTATAAAACCATTTTATTCAACAATTTTAGTATTTATTTTTACTGGAGTAGTTATTTCTTATTTTCAAAAATTAATGAATAAATATTTTCATTCAGTTGCTAATTTTATTTTAAACCCACTTTTATCATTACTAATAGGTGGATTACTAGCATTTTTTGTTATTGGTCCAATAATGTCAATAATCGAATCATATGTCTTAAAAGCATTTAATTGATTTGTAACTTTACCTTATGGAATTAGTGGTTTAATTATTGGATTAACTTGACAACCACTAGTTGTTTTAGGAGTTCATAATGTTCTATTTTTTACAGCTGTTGCTGATCTAACAACTACTAATAACCCATCAATATTTTTAGCAGCTGCTTTTGCCGCAGCTTGAGCTCAAATGGGTGCAACTATTGCAGTTGGTATTAAATCTAAAAAAAGTGTAGATAAATCAGCAGCTATTGCTGCAGCTTTACCTGGAATAATTTCAGGACCAACTGAATCTTGTATTTATGCAATTAACTTACCAAGATTTAAACCATTTATTTTAGGAACTATTGCTGGAGGAATTGGTGGTTGACTAATTTCTATATTTAATGTTGGGTTAAATAATCTAGCTGGTTTAGGTGGAATTGTAGGATTTTTAGCTTATACTGATAAAATTGTTTTAGCAATTATAATTGATCTAGTGTCATTTGTTTTAGGTATTCTAATTACTTATGTATTTTGAAATGAACAACAAGTTGAAGAAATATTATTTAAAGATATTACTAAAGAATTAAAGATTAAAACTGGACATTATAATTCTAAATTGCAAACTCTTTTAATAAAACTAAAAATTAAAAAACAACAAACTAGTGAAAAACAAACTAAAATTATAAGAACATATAAAGATATAGACTTGCTATCTAAAGATATTAAAAAGCTTTCAAAACAAACTGTTAAATACGAAAAACTAGTTGAGAAATTAAAACAATTAGAAACTAAAAATTATAAAATTAAAAACAATATTTTAACTAAAAAGCTTGAAGAACAAAAACTTAAATTACAAAATCAAATTAAAACACAAAAAGATATAGTTATTAAAGATTCACAAACTAACTATACAAAAATCAACAATTATATTAACCAATTAGAAACACTAACTAATAAAAATCTAAAAGATTTTAAAACCAAATATTATAATGCAATTAATAAAATAGCTCTTGATTACAAACTGATTAATTAGAAAGAAATAAAAATGCATAATAAAATTTATATTGTTTCATTAAGTCCATCAATTGATTATATTTTAAAATTTGATAATTTTTTAAAAAATAAAACTAATAGACCTAAAAGTCAATATATGTATGCTGCTGGTAAAGCAATACATATATCTATGCTATT
Encoded here:
- a CDS encoding PTS transporter subunit EIIC, with translation MTKQQKQLALIEEIFINVGGKQNIKDVYNCATRLRLTLYDQSLIKLDNLKTLKRTQGCLISSGELQVIIGSEVSQITNLLKEQIQVDIDKINGFEIKNSLNENNKKVGLTKRFVKSISAIFGPLIPFLIGFGLIMALQQILIRIGLVHSIKSDSVFQKDYNVFDLVINTIANSGFKLIGVMVIWSTTRYLKGNTAIAIALGLIMISPIIPEQGLHLLNIGSWEIVIKPFYSTILVFIFTGVVISYFQKLMNKYFHSVANFILNPLLSLLIGGLLAFFVIGPIMSIIESYVLKAFNWFVTLPYGISGLIIGLTWQPLVVLGVHNVLFFTAVADLTTTNNPSIFLAAAFAAAWAQMGATIAVGIKSKKSVDKSAAIAAALPGIISGPTESCIYAINLPRFKPFILGTIAGGIGGWLISIFNVGLNNLAGLGGIVGFLAYTDKIVLAIIIDLVSFVLGILITYVFWNEQQVEEILFKDITKELKIKTGHYNSKLQTLLIKLKIKKQQTSEKQTKIIRTYKDIDLLSKDIKKLSKQTVKYEKLVEKLKQLETKNYKIKNNILTKKLEEQKLKLQNQIKTQKDIVIKDSQTNYTKINNYINQLETLTNKNLKDFKTKYYNAINKIALDYKLIN